One region of Peribacillus simplex genomic DNA includes:
- a CDS encoding DUF1657 domain-containing protein: protein MTVISDVKTTLAGLKSAQASFETFALSTDNEQAKQLYQQAAQQTQSIVDSVSPRIDQIEQEEPQYKQ, encoded by the coding sequence ATGACAGTAATTAGTGATGTTAAGACGACTTTAGCCGGGCTAAAAAGTGCTCAAGCAAGCTTCGAGACCTTTGCCCTTTCAACAGACAACGAGCAAGCAAAACAACTTTATCAACAAGCTGCTCAACAAACACAATCGATTGTTGACAGCGTTTCTCCCCGTATTGATCAGATTGAGCAAGAAGAACCACAATATAAGCAATAA
- the spoVAC gene encoding stage V sporulation protein AC, with translation MSNNKKKKLTPVQQEYQQLQKQLETKRPILLNCVKAFMTGGIICLIGQVISNFYIHYFDFTDQTAGNPTAGTLIFVAMLLTGFGVYDRIAQFGGAGSAVPLTGFGNAVISAAIEHRTEGFVLGVGGNMFKLAGSVILFGVFSAFIVAMIKTILIQWGGL, from the coding sequence ATGTCAAATAATAAAAAGAAAAAACTGACACCTGTCCAACAGGAATATCAGCAACTTCAAAAACAACTGGAAACCAAAAGGCCAATACTGCTGAATTGCGTAAAAGCATTTATGACTGGCGGTATAATTTGCCTGATCGGACAGGTCATTTCGAACTTTTATATCCATTACTTTGACTTCACGGACCAGACAGCTGGAAACCCAACTGCAGGCACATTAATTTTCGTCGCCATGCTTCTCACCGGATTTGGGGTGTATGACAGAATCGCCCAATTTGGCGGTGCTGGTTCTGCTGTGCCGCTTACGGGATTCGGGAATGCCGTTATATCGGCAGCGATTGAACACCGGACGGAAGGTTTCGTTTTAGGAGTCGGCGGCAATATGTTCAAATTAGCTGGATCCGTTATCTTATTCGGTGTATTTTCCGCTTTTATCGTAGCAATGATAAAAACAATACTCATACAATGGGGTGGTTTATAA
- a CDS encoding DUF1657 domain-containing protein → MTIASDVKQCVSSLKGVEAGLSSLALRTQDDESKRTLHETMLVVNEILKDVQKRVGELEREEPQYKGF, encoded by the coding sequence ATGACGATAGCTTCTGATGTAAAACAATGTGTCTCTAGCCTAAAAGGAGTTGAGGCAGGCTTATCGAGCCTAGCACTCCGGACTCAAGATGATGAATCCAAACGCACCTTGCATGAAACGATGCTGGTGGTGAATGAAATACTGAAGGATGTACAAAAGCGAGTGGGTGAGTTAGAACGGGAAGAACCACAATATAAGGGGTTTTAA
- a CDS encoding YitT family protein — MYILDSLTWTYIRIIKRAAGDFINFQKAVAVSVGSFMMGIGINGFLVPHHLIDGGVIGIALILHYFYGFQTGISMLILSFPLFLYAWHYERPFFYSSIHGLLLTSLFMDWLNPLKKVFSISILASSLIGGAIIGVAIGLMLRYETSSGGTDMLAKIISKSTSIDIALAIILIDTLIISAAAFTLDIEIFLFSCVTIFTIGLITSLMKVRKSIR, encoded by the coding sequence ATGTATATTCTTGACTCCCTAACTTGGACATATATTAGGATTATCAAAAGGGCGGCAGGTGATTTTATTAATTTTCAAAAAGCGGTGGCTGTAAGTGTTGGAAGCTTTATGATGGGTATTGGAATCAATGGTTTTTTAGTTCCTCATCATTTAATAGATGGCGGAGTTATTGGAATTGCACTCATCCTTCATTATTTCTATGGTTTTCAAACGGGGATATCGATGTTGATCCTTAGCTTTCCCCTATTTTTATATGCCTGGCATTATGAACGGCCCTTTTTCTACAGCAGCATTCACGGATTATTATTGACATCCCTTTTTATGGATTGGCTCAATCCATTGAAAAAGGTCTTTTCCATTTCGATACTAGCTAGCTCTTTGATTGGCGGTGCCATCATCGGGGTGGCCATAGGGCTCATGCTTCGATATGAGACTAGCAGCGGAGGAACGGATATGTTAGCCAAAATCATTTCCAAATCTACCTCTATAGACATTGCTTTAGCCATTATCCTCATAGATACATTAATCATTTCCGCCGCCGCCTTCACCTTAGATATAGAAATTTTCCTTTTTTCATGTGTGACGATCTTCACCATTGGGCTAATCACCTCTCTTATGAAAGTGAGGAAATCAATACGGTAA
- the rlmD gene encoding 23S rRNA (uracil(1939)-C(5))-methyltransferase RlmD: protein MKKTAPVAKNDIIEVLFEDLTHEGAGVAKVDGYPIFVQNALPGEKAKIKVMKANKGYGFGRLMEIIENSPYRVEVTTEDFHKYGGCQLQHMSYEGQLEFKEKQVRDVMTRIGKLEDVKVHPIIGMENPTHYRNKAQVPVGEKDGRLIAGFFKPRTHEIVETKESIIQNQAISEAVQVVKEIFSKLGIPAYNEEAHKGVLRHIMARYGKQTGELMIVLVTRTNSIPFIETIVKEVVERLPQVKSIVQNVNSKKTNVILGDKMTLLWGDEVIHDMIGDVKFAISAKSFYQINPDQTKVLYDKALDYAGLTGEETVIDAYCGIGTISLFLAKKAKKVIGVEVVEEAIEDARRNAELNEISNAEFIVGDAGNVIAEWYQKGNTADVIVVDPPRKGCEESLLNTIIEMKPNKVVYVSCNPGTLARDLHILEEGGYKAIDIQPVDMFPMTTHVENVVLLELK, encoded by the coding sequence ATGAAAAAAACAGCACCTGTTGCTAAAAACGATATTATAGAGGTTTTATTTGAAGATTTAACACACGAAGGAGCTGGAGTGGCTAAAGTCGATGGCTATCCTATCTTTGTTCAGAACGCCCTTCCTGGTGAAAAGGCAAAAATTAAAGTGATGAAGGCTAATAAAGGTTATGGCTTCGGACGCTTGATGGAGATTATAGAAAATAGTCCATACCGGGTTGAGGTCACTACTGAAGACTTCCATAAATACGGTGGATGTCAGCTGCAACATATGAGCTATGAAGGACAGTTGGAATTCAAGGAAAAGCAAGTACGTGATGTGATGACACGCATCGGGAAACTTGAGGATGTGAAGGTTCACCCAATCATCGGGATGGAGAATCCAACTCATTATCGCAATAAAGCTCAAGTGCCTGTTGGTGAAAAGGATGGCAGGCTAATAGCTGGATTCTTCAAACCGCGGACACATGAAATTGTTGAAACGAAAGAAAGCATTATCCAAAATCAAGCGATCAGTGAAGCCGTTCAAGTTGTTAAAGAGATTTTCAGTAAACTTGGTATCCCTGCTTATAATGAGGAGGCACATAAAGGTGTATTGCGGCACATCATGGCCCGTTATGGCAAGCAAACAGGGGAATTGATGATTGTTCTTGTTACAAGAACAAATAGTATCCCTTTCATCGAAACTATCGTAAAGGAAGTCGTTGAACGTCTTCCACAAGTGAAATCCATCGTTCAAAACGTGAATTCCAAGAAAACGAATGTTATCTTAGGCGATAAAATGACTTTATTGTGGGGCGACGAAGTGATCCATGATATGATCGGTGATGTTAAATTTGCGATTTCAGCAAAATCATTTTACCAAATAAATCCAGATCAAACGAAAGTCCTTTATGATAAAGCCCTTGACTATGCAGGGCTAACGGGTGAAGAGACGGTGATAGATGCCTATTGCGGCATAGGAACCATTTCTTTATTCTTAGCTAAAAAAGCGAAAAAAGTAATCGGTGTCGAAGTAGTGGAAGAAGCGATAGAAGACGCACGCCGCAACGCTGAATTGAATGAAATCTCAAATGCCGAATTCATTGTTGGCGATGCAGGCAACGTTATTGCTGAATGGTATCAAAAGGGCAACACTGCTGATGTCATCGTAGTGGATCCTCCTCGCAAAGGTTGTGAAGAATCCCTTCTAAATACGATCATCGAGATGAAACCGAATAAAGTCGTATACGTGTCATGCAACCCAGGCACTTTGGCTCGTGATCTTCATATCTTGGAAGAAGGCGGATATAAAGCAATCGATATCCAACCTGTTGATATGTTCCCAATGACGACACATGTTGAAAATGTAGTGTTATTAGAGTTGAAATAA
- the spoVAE gene encoding stage V sporulation protein AE, with protein sequence MIYFWAFVVGGSICVIGQIMFDVFKLTPAHTLCTFVVTGALLDGFGLYEPFIDFAGAGATVPITSFGNSLVHGALAEAEKHGLIGVVSGMFEVTSAGISAAIIFGMIGAIIFRPKG encoded by the coding sequence ATGATTTACTTTTGGGCTTTTGTAGTCGGGGGCTCCATTTGTGTAATCGGGCAGATAATGTTTGATGTATTTAAACTCACGCCTGCCCATACTTTATGTACTTTTGTTGTTACGGGAGCGCTTTTGGATGGTTTTGGATTATATGAACCTTTCATTGATTTTGCGGGTGCAGGAGCGACGGTGCCCATTACCAGTTTTGGAAATTCCCTTGTACACGGAGCGTTAGCCGAAGCGGAAAAGCATGGCTTGATCGGTGTTGTTTCTGGCATGTTCGAAGTAACCAGTGCCGGGATATCAGCTGCCATCATTTTTGGTATGATCGGAGCCATTATTTTTAGACCTAAAGGATAA
- a CDS encoding DUF421 domain-containing protein, whose protein sequence is MPEWLEIVLRSLFFLIVLFLITKWLGKKQISQLSFFEYVTGITIGNVGAELATKVEGNIVHGVLSILVFAFAPFIAGLLSMKSKIVRDLVEGKATIFIKDGKVMEDNLKKEKYTTDELLWLLRSKDVFDISTVEFALLEANGDFSVLLKKEDQPLTAKDLKMTVASVKEAQTVIMDGQILDEPLSTIGLNRNWLKTELDKLGVTIENVFLGQANSNGELNVDLFDDKIKVPSPLEKPLMLATLKKCQADLELFALGTESNEAKEMYSKNSEKLQKAIDNVAHILRN, encoded by the coding sequence ATGCCTGAATGGTTAGAAATCGTTTTACGGTCACTATTTTTCTTAATTGTTCTTTTTTTAATCACAAAATGGTTAGGTAAAAAACAAATATCTCAGCTTTCCTTTTTTGAGTACGTCACTGGCATAACCATCGGGAACGTTGGCGCAGAGTTAGCCACAAAGGTTGAAGGAAATATTGTTCACGGTGTTCTTTCCATTCTCGTTTTTGCATTTGCTCCTTTCATTGCAGGATTACTTTCCATGAAAAGCAAAATTGTTCGTGATTTAGTCGAAGGGAAAGCAACAATTTTTATTAAAGATGGAAAAGTCATGGAGGACAATTTAAAAAAGGAAAAGTATACAACCGATGAATTATTGTGGTTACTCCGAAGTAAGGATGTCTTTGATATATCAACAGTCGAGTTTGCCTTATTAGAGGCAAACGGTGATTTTTCCGTACTGTTAAAGAAAGAAGACCAACCTCTAACGGCAAAAGATTTAAAAATGACAGTTGCTTCTGTCAAGGAGGCTCAGACTGTTATAATGGATGGTCAAATTCTAGATGAACCCCTATCCACGATTGGCCTAAACCGAAATTGGCTGAAAACTGAACTGGATAAGTTAGGTGTAACCATCGAGAATGTCTTTCTCGGACAAGCAAACTCTAATGGAGAATTAAACGTGGACCTTTTTGATGATAAAATTAAAGTGCCATCTCCTCTAGAAAAACCTTTAATGCTCGCAACCTTGAAAAAATGCCAAGCAGACTTAGAATTATTTGCCCTTGGAACTGAATCAAACGAAGCTAAAGAGATGTATAGCAAAAATAGCGAAAAACTGCAAAAGGCAATAGATAACGTAGCCCATATTTTAAGAAACTGA
- a CDS encoding YhcN/YlaJ family sporulation lipoprotein, which produces MPYKLNCFIPFFFILIVLLMTGCSANSSQTDSNKERGLNISKVHTNKPIDQMAANQAKNKLMNQDEVADVKAVNSNKELLVAIKVENFDRLRLKKIEKKSQTELEDMFPDYKVLVSTDQKIFIELEQLEQELEKDHTKMDSLNRDFKRIKALLNEKT; this is translated from the coding sequence TTGCCATACAAGCTAAACTGTTTCATTCCTTTTTTTTTCATATTAATCGTTTTGCTTATGACAGGATGTTCGGCAAATTCCAGTCAAACAGATAGTAATAAGGAGCGGGGCTTGAATATATCCAAAGTACATACCAACAAGCCAATTGACCAAATGGCGGCCAATCAAGCTAAAAATAAGCTAATGAATCAGGACGAAGTCGCGGATGTAAAAGCCGTGAATTCCAATAAGGAACTGCTAGTGGCCATTAAAGTGGAAAACTTCGATCGACTACGCTTAAAAAAGATTGAAAAAAAATCGCAAACAGAACTGGAAGACATGTTTCCTGATTATAAAGTCCTGGTCTCGACAGATCAAAAAATATTTATAGAACTGGAGCAGCTGGAGCAGGAACTTGAGAAAGACCATACTAAAATGGACTCCTTAAATAGGGATTTCAAAAGGATAAAAGCCTTATTGAATGAAAAAACGTAA
- the spoVAD gene encoding stage V sporulation protein AD, protein MLTGHRTWVFDQKPVIISTGTVGGPFEANGLLADDFDLLHSDLWLNQDSYEKAHKVLIEEASTKAIEKAGLQKEQIQFFLGGDLINQITPTSFACRTLGTPYLGLFGACSTSMEGLALGAYLVNTKGADYLLTGASSHNTAVEKQFRYPTEYGGQKPPTAQWTVTGAGVALLSSAGEGPRVTSATIGRVIDMGLTDPFNMGGAMAPAAVDTIEAHLRERNLSPSYYDLIVTGDLGKIGHEVSLELFKKHGTPIEENQYKDCGLMIYKNDQPVLSGASGPGCSATVVYGHLLNRMKKGEIKRMLVVATGALLSPLSFQQSETIPCIAHAVSIEYGGEPQL, encoded by the coding sequence ATGCTTACGGGACATCGCACATGGGTGTTTGATCAAAAGCCTGTCATCATCTCAACCGGAACCGTTGGTGGTCCATTTGAAGCAAACGGTTTGCTTGCTGATGATTTCGATCTACTTCATTCCGATTTATGGCTAAATCAAGATTCCTATGAAAAGGCTCACAAAGTCCTCATAGAAGAGGCGAGTACAAAAGCAATCGAAAAGGCGGGTCTTCAAAAGGAACAAATCCAATTTTTCCTCGGAGGCGACCTTATCAATCAAATAACCCCTACGAGTTTTGCCTGCCGAACATTGGGAACACCTTACCTCGGCTTATTTGGAGCTTGCTCAACCTCTATGGAAGGACTGGCTCTCGGAGCATACCTTGTCAATACCAAAGGGGCAGATTACTTATTGACAGGAGCATCAAGTCATAACACAGCAGTTGAAAAGCAATTTCGCTACCCAACTGAATACGGTGGGCAAAAACCTCCAACAGCCCAATGGACCGTTACGGGGGCAGGTGTGGCTTTATTAAGCAGTGCCGGGGAAGGCCCAAGAGTCACTTCAGCTACGATAGGCCGTGTCATCGACATGGGATTGACTGATCCTTTCAATATGGGAGGTGCCATGGCCCCGGCCGCTGTGGATACGATTGAAGCCCATTTAAGAGAACGGAACCTCTCCCCATCTTATTATGATTTAATAGTGACCGGGGATTTAGGAAAAATTGGACATGAAGTTTCATTGGAATTATTTAAAAAACATGGAACTCCCATTGAGGAAAATCAATATAAAGATTGCGGTTTAATGATATACAAGAATGATCAACCGGTCCTATCTGGAGCGAGCGGACCTGGATGTTCCGCAACCGTTGTGTATGGTCATTTATTAAATCGCATGAAAAAGGGTGAAATAAAACGAATGCTCGTCGTGGCTACCGGTGCCTTGTTATCTCCCCTTTCCTTTCAACAAAGTGAGACGATTCCATGCATTGCCCATGCCGTATCAATTGAATATGGCGGTGAACCACAATTATGA